From one Caldithrix abyssi DSM 13497 genomic stretch:
- a CDS encoding patatin-like phospholipase family protein codes for MELIKKVFTPVSATHLKYLSGMLALVLWLGIPLYAQKPLKVGLALSGGGARGIAHIGVIMALEENNIPIDLIAGTSMGSIVGGLYACGFSGHEMRDIVHQLDWNSIFNQEPDPKRVLVSKRYGMLEPLLRLRFKFWDIYLPFGLNNGQRISEELFALTAEANFAAQNNFDSLVVPLRVTAVDIATAELLALGRGELSQAIHASMSIPLVFAPARVDDRMLVDGGVLDMLPTDIAKQMGADIIIASDLEDLFPLGKEPKHFADVASHTLDITIRELKKKNLKLADVLIEPDLGNHRSSDYSKLDSLIQAGYEAAMAKMVEIKKMVPADYRSGSKGKRKLDRGLLNHARIEWIQVKGRDRVRLSVIAGEFPLKKGDRFDKVKALNGVKNIYATGLFENVWLELKALSKESVGVTIHVIEKYPRTIGFGLNYRSEEGLSGFVQIVHFNFLGWGERFMPLVRFGDWHNRVGIEVINDRFFATPLVVHNGIYYERDRPIVYAKGGRQLSHLETERAVAQFSAGIQPNHYLLFTAGLRRERVWLEQNPVLRLTNQTSDYWGVYAKMVFDNTNDRYFPTSGIRLILDAVSVSGLQSSVGETFAKFCGRFNANLTVLKRHTLGLDLMAAGSADDLPVYENFRLGGPDDLAAFHREERWGKFAWYVRLNYRYRLGKRWYLNTAGSVGQVAQNALRLDVPLRTALVGVAADTPVGPFRIGYGWNNEAREQLYFSFGYAF; via the coding sequence ATGGAATTAATAAAAAAAGTATTTACACCCGTATCGGCCACGCATTTAAAATATTTAAGCGGGATGCTGGCCCTTGTGCTGTGGCTTGGCATCCCCCTGTATGCCCAGAAACCTTTAAAAGTGGGGCTGGCTTTAAGCGGCGGCGGCGCACGCGGCATTGCCCATATTGGCGTAATTATGGCTCTGGAAGAAAACAACATCCCCATCGATCTTATCGCCGGAACCAGTATGGGCAGTATTGTGGGCGGGCTTTATGCCTGCGGATTTTCGGGCCATGAGATGCGCGATATCGTGCACCAGTTAGACTGGAATTCTATTTTTAATCAAGAACCGGATCCCAAACGCGTACTGGTTAGCAAACGCTATGGCATGCTGGAGCCGCTTTTACGCTTACGTTTTAAATTCTGGGATATTTACCTGCCATTCGGTCTGAATAACGGGCAGCGCATTAGCGAAGAGCTGTTTGCCTTAACTGCGGAGGCTAACTTTGCCGCGCAAAACAATTTTGACAGCCTGGTCGTTCCCCTGCGTGTAACGGCGGTGGATATTGCCACGGCTGAACTTCTGGCGCTGGGGCGGGGCGAACTGTCGCAGGCCATTCACGCCAGTATGTCCATTCCGCTGGTTTTTGCGCCGGCGCGCGTGGACGACCGCATGCTGGTGGACGGCGGCGTGCTGGACATGCTGCCCACCGATATCGCCAAACAGATGGGAGCTGATATTATTATTGCCTCCGATCTGGAGGATCTTTTTCCTCTGGGCAAAGAACCCAAGCATTTTGCCGATGTGGCCTCACACACGCTGGATATTACTATTCGCGAGCTGAAAAAGAAGAATCTGAAACTGGCCGATGTGCTCATCGAGCCGGATCTGGGTAACCACCGTTCTTCCGACTACAGCAAACTGGATTCTTTAATTCAGGCCGGTTATGAGGCGGCCATGGCTAAAATGGTTGAAATCAAAAAAATGGTGCCTGCGGATTACCGCTCGGGTTCGAAAGGTAAAAGAAAGCTGGATCGCGGTTTGTTGAACCATGCGCGGATTGAATGGATTCAGGTTAAAGGCAGGGACAGAGTGCGGCTTTCGGTCATCGCCGGAGAATTTCCGTTAAAAAAAGGCGATCGTTTTGATAAAGTTAAGGCCCTGAATGGTGTAAAAAATATTTATGCCACCGGTCTATTTGAAAATGTGTGGCTGGAACTCAAAGCGCTCTCAAAAGAATCGGTGGGCGTTACCATTCATGTTATTGAAAAATATCCGCGAACCATCGGGTTTGGGCTTAATTACCGCTCTGAGGAAGGTTTGAGCGGTTTTGTGCAGATCGTGCATTTTAATTTTCTGGGCTGGGGCGAGCGCTTTATGCCGCTGGTGCGCTTTGGCGACTGGCATAATCGTGTAGGAATCGAAGTCATTAATGACCGTTTTTTTGCCACGCCTTTAGTGGTGCATAACGGTATTTATTACGAGCGCGATCGACCCATTGTTTATGCGAAAGGGGGCCGACAGTTAAGCCATCTGGAAACAGAACGCGCGGTGGCTCAGTTTTCTGCGGGCATCCAGCCCAATCATTATTTGCTTTTTACCGCCGGATTGCGCCGTGAACGGGTGTGGCTCGAACAGAATCCGGTTTTAAGGCTTACCAATCAAACGTCGGACTACTGGGGTGTCTATGCTAAAATGGTTTTCGATAACACCAACGACCGTTATTTTCCAACCTCAGGCATCCGTTTGATTTTAGACGCCGTATCAGTCAGCGGTTTACAGAGTTCTGTCGGAGAAACTTTTGCTAAATTCTGCGGACGATTTAACGCCAATCTGACGGTTTTGAAACGCCACACTTTGGGGCTGGACCTTATGGCTGCCGGCTCGGCGGATGACTTGCCGGTTTACGAAAACTTTCGTCTGGGCGGTCCGGACGATCTGGCCGCCTTTCATCGGGAGGAACGCTGGGGGAAGTTTGCCTGGTATGTACGTCTAAACTACCGTTACAGGCTTGGCAAACGCTGGTATTTGAACACTGCGGGAAGCGTTGGCCAGGTGGCGCAAAATGCATTGCGGCTGGATGTCCCCTTGCGTACGGCTCTGGTGGGAGTGGCTGCCGATACGCCTGTGGGCCCTTTTAGAATTGGCTACGGCTGGAACAACGAAGCCCGCGAGCAACTTTACTTTTCTTTTGGATATGCCTTTTAA
- a CDS encoding thioredoxin domain-containing protein, translated as MHKYTNRLIDETSPYLQQHAHNPVDWYPWGGEALSLAREQNKPILLSIGYSACHWCHVMEKESFEDEETAQLMNRLFVNIKVDREERPDIDQHYMEFVQTLTGSGGWPLTVFLTPDGEPFYGGTYFPPEDRYGKPAFKKLLVMVSEYYHKNRQQLEENLDKIREIMARQRREIKGRHIPDTEAWNQAVQRLTQFYDALNGGMGQAPKFPAVQVFSLFLRKFAHHGDKQFLRMAEHTLQRMANGGIYDQLGGGFARYAVDEKWRVPHFEKMLYDNAQLASLYIDAYRLTQNPFYLQIARETLEFVRRELTDPDGGFYSSLDADSEGQEGKFYLWSKDEILKILGDETGRLFCARFGVTDGGNFEGSNILFVSKSFDELAAEFKKTPEEIEALIRQARKKMLAEREQRIRPGLDYKALTSWNGLMLSAFAAAYQVTLNPTYAAVIDKNIDFVRRNLYQSGRLLHVYSKGQSKIDAFVDDYAYLIQGLLDAYEALFDEHYLQMAVELTRRANDLFWDKRHGGYFFEATGKDQAKRHFKSETDASQPSPTAVMLHNQLRLFHFTGEQLYLQTAEQLMRKYGQKALENPYAFASFLNALDFYLSQPLEILILKKDQQRFDAFQKLIFSRYLPNKVVLVQTASSKASMGRPLLQGRESMEGKTTAFVCHGQSCSLPVTTVDGLKQILEKN; from the coding sequence ATGCATAAATACACCAATCGTTTAATTGACGAAACCAGCCCATATTTACAACAACACGCGCATAATCCTGTGGACTGGTATCCCTGGGGAGGCGAAGCGCTTTCTCTTGCCAGAGAACAAAACAAACCCATTTTGTTGAGCATCGGTTATTCGGCCTGCCACTGGTGCCACGTGATGGAAAAAGAATCCTTTGAAGACGAAGAAACCGCGCAGTTGATGAATCGACTGTTCGTTAACATTAAAGTCGATCGGGAAGAGCGGCCGGACATCGATCAGCATTACATGGAATTTGTGCAAACGCTCACCGGATCAGGCGGATGGCCGTTAACCGTCTTTTTAACGCCCGATGGCGAACCTTTTTACGGAGGAACCTATTTCCCTCCTGAAGATCGCTACGGAAAACCCGCCTTTAAAAAACTCCTGGTCATGGTTTCCGAATATTATCACAAAAATCGCCAGCAACTTGAAGAGAATCTGGACAAAATTCGTGAGATTATGGCCCGGCAACGGCGCGAAATTAAAGGCCGCCACATTCCCGATACCGAGGCCTGGAACCAGGCAGTGCAACGGCTTACTCAGTTTTACGACGCGCTAAACGGCGGAATGGGACAGGCCCCTAAATTTCCGGCGGTTCAGGTCTTTTCCCTCTTTTTGCGAAAATTCGCTCACCATGGAGACAAACAATTCTTACGCATGGCGGAGCACACCCTGCAGCGCATGGCCAACGGCGGCATTTACGATCAACTGGGCGGCGGATTTGCCCGGTACGCCGTCGATGAAAAATGGCGCGTACCCCATTTTGAAAAAATGCTTTACGACAACGCCCAGCTCGCCAGCCTGTACATCGATGCCTACCGACTTACGCAGAATCCCTTTTACCTGCAAATTGCCCGCGAAACACTGGAATTTGTTCGGCGAGAATTAACCGACCCCGACGGCGGTTTTTACTCCAGTCTGGACGCCGACAGCGAAGGCCAGGAGGGTAAATTTTACCTGTGGTCAAAAGATGAAATTTTAAAAATTCTGGGCGATGAAACGGGTCGTCTTTTTTGTGCGCGTTTTGGCGTAACCGATGGTGGGAATTTTGAAGGCAGCAACATTCTGTTCGTTAGTAAAAGCTTTGATGAACTGGCCGCTGAATTTAAAAAAACGCCGGAAGAAATTGAAGCCCTGATCAGGCAGGCCCGAAAAAAAATGCTTGCCGAGCGTGAACAACGCATCCGTCCCGGCCTGGACTACAAAGCGCTGACCTCCTGGAACGGTTTGATGCTCAGCGCCTTTGCCGCGGCCTACCAGGTCACTCTAAATCCCACCTACGCCGCAGTTATCGATAAAAACATCGACTTTGTGCGCCGCAACCTGTACCAAAGCGGACGTTTGCTGCACGTTTACAGTAAAGGTCAGAGCAAAATTGACGCCTTTGTGGATGATTACGCTTATTTGATTCAGGGGTTGCTGGATGCTTACGAAGCTCTTTTTGACGAACACTACCTGCAAATGGCGGTGGAGCTCACGCGGCGCGCCAACGACCTTTTCTGGGATAAACGCCACGGCGGCTATTTTTTTGAAGCAACCGGCAAAGACCAGGCCAAGCGCCATTTCAAAAGCGAAACCGACGCATCACAGCCTTCGCCCACGGCCGTAATGCTGCACAATCAATTGCGTTTGTTTCATTTTACTGGCGAACAACTTTATCTTCAAACCGCCGAACAGTTGATGCGCAAATACGGCCAGAAAGCGCTGGAAAATCCCTATGCTTTTGCCAGTTTTTTAAACGCGCTGGACTTTTATCTGTCGCAACCGCTGGAGATTTTAATCTTAAAAAAGGATCAGCAACGATTTGACGCCTTTCAGAAACTGATTTTTAGCCGGTATTTGCCCAATAAGGTGGTTCTGGTACAAACGGCTAGCTCAAAGGCTTCCATGGGACGCCCTCTGCTGCAGGGACGCGAATCCATGGAGGGCAAAACCACCGCCTTTGTTTGCCACGGGCAAAGCTGCTCGTTACCCGTTACAACGGTGGACGGATTAAAACAAATTCTGGAAAAGAATTAA
- a CDS encoding IS1182 family transposase, protein MSFITYNRSQMNLFGYSVEDFARDDPKSRFVVELVSRLDLSALYSRYSSQGGDSYAPDMMLALWFYAYSNGITSTRKLEELCKYDTRYIYITGNQHPDHSTLSRFRKAHLDLLDQYFVEILLIAQAEGISSFNQIAIDGTKIKAHSSKRHGYTEDQLDKRIEKLRAEIKQYMQRCNFVEQGATDELDLETLRAEKERLERLEKEILERKAQLKERKKQLKSEHRSRHQINVKEPDARMMPSVDGPGYNAQLGVDMSSHLIVAHEVVSQPNDQGQFIPIQEQVEKNLGSDDKRSYTADSGYHNSADLKELEEKQIDAVIADPQLSNRSIKETPTSKEELQKEERKLKRSDFVYHEQGDYYECPAGKKLFPVERNSERIVYRSNDCQDCPLINLCISSKKKVKQIHRSVNESYCERMAKKLQTSAAQERLKKRSATVEPVFGNLKHNLGYRGFSLSGLNNVRSEFTLMCIGHNINVLFKNMLGKRLAAFITASQEKDDLLILFSKNILAFLILYFAQRLRMRKNYQYRRI, encoded by the coding sequence ATGAGTTTTATTACTTATAATCGCTCACAAATGAATCTCTTTGGCTATAGTGTGGAAGATTTTGCCAGAGACGATCCAAAGAGTCGATTTGTAGTGGAGTTGGTTTCGCGCCTTGATTTAAGTGCACTTTATTCCCGTTATAGTTCGCAAGGCGGTGATTCTTATGCCCCAGACATGATGCTTGCCTTATGGTTTTATGCTTATAGTAACGGCATTACCAGCACCCGTAAGCTGGAGGAATTGTGTAAATATGATACGCGCTACATTTATATCACTGGGAATCAGCATCCAGATCATAGTACATTAAGTCGTTTTCGCAAGGCTCATTTGGATTTATTAGACCAATATTTTGTAGAGATACTTTTAATTGCCCAGGCCGAAGGCATAAGTAGTTTCAACCAGATAGCCATAGATGGCACGAAAATCAAAGCGCACAGCAGTAAGCGTCATGGCTACACTGAGGATCAATTAGACAAACGTATAGAGAAGTTAAGAGCAGAGATCAAGCAATACATGCAGCGCTGTAATTTTGTAGAACAGGGGGCCACGGATGAATTAGATTTAGAAACTCTTCGAGCGGAGAAAGAACGGCTTGAGCGCTTAGAGAAAGAGATATTAGAACGTAAAGCCCAATTGAAAGAGCGTAAGAAACAGCTCAAATCAGAACATCGTTCAAGACATCAAATAAATGTAAAAGAGCCGGATGCCCGCATGATGCCTTCGGTGGATGGACCGGGTTATAACGCACAATTAGGCGTAGATATGTCCAGTCATTTAATAGTAGCTCATGAAGTCGTAAGCCAGCCCAACGACCAGGGTCAATTCATACCGATCCAAGAACAAGTAGAGAAGAATCTTGGTTCAGATGATAAGCGATCTTACACAGCCGATTCCGGTTATCACAATAGCGCAGACCTAAAAGAATTGGAAGAAAAGCAGATCGATGCCGTAATAGCCGATCCCCAGTTATCCAATCGTTCGATAAAGGAGACACCGACCTCCAAGGAAGAATTGCAAAAAGAAGAAAGAAAACTAAAACGAAGTGATTTTGTGTATCATGAACAGGGAGATTACTATGAATGTCCGGCGGGTAAGAAGCTTTTTCCAGTTGAGAGGAATAGCGAACGGATCGTATATCGTTCCAATGATTGTCAGGACTGTCCCTTAATTAATTTATGCATTTCCAGTAAAAAGAAAGTTAAGCAAATCCATCGTTCAGTTAATGAGAGTTATTGCGAACGTATGGCGAAAAAGTTACAAACTTCAGCGGCGCAGGAACGACTAAAGAAGCGTTCGGCGACAGTTGAACCTGTTTTTGGTAATTTGAAGCATAATTTAGGCTATCGTGGATTTTCCTTATCTGGTCTTAATAATGTTCGTAGTGAATTTACGTTAATGTGTATTGGGCATAATATTAATGTTCTATTTAAAAATATGTTAGGGAAACGTTTAGCAGCGTTTATAACAGCATCACAAGAAAAAGATGATCTATTAATTTTATTTTCAAAGAATATTTTGGCGTTTTTAATTCTATATTTTGCCCAACGTTTAAGAATGAGAAAAAATTATCAATATCGGAGAATATAA
- a CDS encoding L-lactate dehydrogenase, which yields MKIGIIGCGYVGSTVAYAVLFKKAATEIVLIDKNHQRAVAEAADISHAIPFSHAIDIYAGDYSDLKGAELVIIAAGVNQKPGETRLQLLGRNEAVLRQILPPLLENAPEAMILMTTNPVDVMTHLAAKLAEELGYNGHLVFGSGTTLDTARFRSLLSAKLGVAPQHVHGYVIGEHGDSEVLTWSIVDIGGLQLDDFVAAQKLTFTDADKEQIDEQVRRAAYVIIEGKGATYYGIGAAVANIVDVVAHGQKAILTICKPLKEVEGIADVTLSMPHLIHGKKRMMPLPLKLSQEERKALKQSASIIKKFLDDFKNGAS from the coding sequence ATGAAGATAGGAATCATCGGTTGTGGCTATGTTGGTTCCACCGTTGCCTATGCGGTGTTGTTCAAAAAAGCCGCCACTGAAATCGTTTTAATAGATAAAAATCACCAGCGCGCCGTGGCCGAAGCCGCAGACATCAGTCATGCCATCCCTTTTTCGCACGCCATCGATATTTACGCAGGCGACTATTCCGATCTTAAAGGTGCGGAACTGGTGATCATTGCCGCCGGCGTTAATCAAAAGCCCGGCGAAACGCGTTTGCAGCTTCTGGGCAGAAACGAAGCGGTTTTACGCCAGATTTTACCGCCTCTTCTGGAAAACGCTCCGGAGGCCATGATCTTAATGACCACCAATCCGGTGGACGTGATGACACATTTAGCGGCCAAGCTGGCCGAAGAGCTGGGCTACAACGGACACCTTGTCTTTGGCAGCGGAACCACACTTGACACCGCCCGCTTTCGTTCTTTGTTAAGCGCAAAGCTTGGCGTCGCTCCGCAGCATGTGCACGGCTACGTCATTGGCGAGCACGGCGATTCGGAAGTGTTGACCTGGTCTATTGTTGATATTGGCGGATTGCAATTAGATGATTTTGTGGCTGCCCAAAAGCTCACCTTTACCGACGCCGATAAAGAGCAAATTGACGAACAGGTACGTCGGGCCGCTTATGTGATTATTGAAGGTAAGGGCGCCACTTACTACGGCATCGGCGCGGCCGTGGCCAATATTGTGGATGTGGTGGCTCATGGTCAAAAAGCCATTTTAACCATCTGCAAACCGTTAAAAGAGGTAGAAGGCATTGCGGATGTCACGCTCTCCATGCCCCATCTGATTCACGGAAAAAAAAGGATGATGCCCCTGCCTTTAAAGCTGAGCCAGGAAGAACGCAAGGCATTGAAACAAAGCGCATCGATCATTAAAAAATTTCTGGATGATTTTAAAAACGGCGCCTCGTGA
- a CDS encoding cell division protein FtsX: MSFMFTVKEGLKGLGRARLATFLTITTVTLALVLIGFFIALFINIDRWVGEKRKSIEIEVFLEPLISEARAQKIAGQLKALPGIEQIKFISKKAAAERFKKEFGQDVEAVLGANPLPPSFVLHLSPAHRNAQAIRSISRNIEKIEGVTEVVYASGALALIDRYTTIIYLILGGLGLVLIVIIIILIHNSIRLIIYARKEIIEIMKLVGATRAFIRRPFLVEGLFYGLVGGMLADGALWAAVYLIRSFIYPQMYMPDVIYGILLALGVTVGFISSQVSINKHLDSLL; the protein is encoded by the coding sequence ATGAGTTTTATGTTTACCGTCAAAGAAGGACTTAAAGGACTGGGCAGAGCGCGGCTGGCAACTTTTTTAACGATTACCACGGTTACCCTGGCTCTGGTGCTCATCGGCTTTTTTATCGCCCTGTTTATCAATATCGATCGCTGGGTGGGCGAAAAACGTAAAAGCATCGAAATCGAAGTCTTTCTGGAACCGCTGATCAGTGAAGCCCGAGCCCAAAAAATTGCCGGGCAATTAAAAGCGCTGCCGGGGATTGAACAAATTAAGTTCATTTCAAAAAAAGCGGCGGCAGAACGCTTTAAAAAGGAATTCGGGCAGGATGTGGAAGCGGTGCTGGGCGCCAACCCCCTTCCTCCTTCTTTTGTTTTGCATTTAAGTCCCGCCCACCGCAATGCGCAGGCCATCCGCTCCATCTCCCGGAACATCGAAAAAATCGAAGGCGTAACGGAAGTGGTTTACGCCTCCGGCGCGCTGGCTCTGATCGATCGTTACACCACCATTATTTATTTAATCCTTGGCGGCCTGGGCCTGGTTTTAATCGTCATCATTATCATTCTAATTCACAATTCCATCCGCCTGATTATTTACGCCCGAAAAGAGATTATTGAAATTATGAAGCTGGTAGGCGCCACGCGCGCCTTTATTCGTCGGCCGTTTTTAGTTGAGGGCCTGTTTTACGGATTGGTTGGCGGCATGTTGGCCGACGGCGCTCTTTGGGCAGCTGTTTATTTGATTCGCAGTTTTATTTACCCACAAATGTACATGCCCGACGTCATTTACGGAATTCTTTTAGCGCTTGGCGTAACGGTGGGATTTATTTCCAGCCAGGTTAGCATTAACAAACATCTGGACAGCCTGCTGTGA
- the ftsE gene encoding cell division ATP-binding protein FtsE, whose translation MIEFYNVTLRIGQKEILKDISFRLFKGEFAYIVGPSGAGKSTVLRLIYMDLFPDEGMVIVGNHSSAKIKDHEIPYLRRELGVIFQDFKLLQDRNVYENVAFALRVAGVKGSAIKRRVLRVLSEVNIAHRRNLLPEKLSGGEQQRVAIARAIVNEPFIVLADEPTGNLDMQISMEIMEILERINRQGTAVLMATHDQSLIERFPHRVIRIENGRLVDE comes from the coding sequence ATGATTGAATTTTACAATGTTACCTTAAGGATCGGCCAGAAGGAAATCTTAAAAGACATCTCTTTCCGACTTTTTAAAGGAGAATTTGCCTACATTGTAGGCCCCAGCGGCGCCGGGAAATCGACCGTGCTGCGTTTAATTTACATGGACCTATTCCCCGACGAGGGCATGGTCATTGTGGGCAATCATTCTTCGGCAAAGATCAAAGACCACGAAATCCCTTACCTGCGCAGAGAATTAGGCGTGATTTTCCAGGATTTTAAACTTTTGCAGGATCGTAACGTTTACGAAAATGTTGCCTTTGCCCTGCGCGTGGCCGGCGTTAAAGGTTCGGCCATAAAACGTCGCGTTTTGCGCGTTCTCAGCGAAGTAAACATCGCCCATCGTCGTAATTTGTTGCCGGAAAAACTCTCCGGCGGCGAACAACAGCGTGTGGCCATTGCCCGGGCCATTGTCAACGAACCGTTCATCGTTCTGGCTGATGAACCGACCGGCAATCTGGACATGCAAATCTCCATGGAAATTATGGAAATACTGGAACGCATTAACCGTCAGGGCACGGCGGTGTTGATGGCCACACACGATCAATCTCTTATTGAACGATTTCCGCATCGCGTAATTCGAATTGAAAACGGGAGACTGGTTGACGAATGA
- a CDS encoding class I SAM-dependent DNA methyltransferase, with product MKETNRLQQVAPYSVLASIYDHVMSHVNYAMWANYIKALFKLAGRRISVIADLSCGTGSLLPHLRGYRRKALGFDLSLPMLKTANRKSSARHLICADFRQLPVKTHSLDAALALYDSVNYLHADRDALCFFNECYRTLRPGGLLIFDIVTPYLCKTAFKEYQESAVINENLRYDRFSFFDENENLQINQFKIWVNGQCYYEEHRQKIREVKEWILLIKQTNFKLLEIFSNFSMKPVMETSDRAHFVLRR from the coding sequence ATGAAAGAAACTAATCGTTTACAACAGGTGGCGCCCTATTCTGTCCTTGCCAGTATTTACGACCATGTAATGTCCCACGTTAATTACGCGATGTGGGCCAATTACATTAAGGCGCTTTTCAAACTGGCCGGACGGCGGATATCCGTTATTGCCGATTTGAGCTGCGGCACCGGCAGCCTTTTGCCCCATTTACGCGGCTATCGACGCAAAGCGCTGGGCTTTGACCTCTCCCTGCCCATGCTTAAAACCGCCAACCGAAAATCTTCTGCGCGCCATTTGATTTGCGCCGACTTCCGCCAGCTTCCGGTTAAAACACATTCGCTCGACGCGGCGCTTGCGCTTTACGATTCGGTCAACTATCTGCATGCCGACCGGGACGCGCTCTGTTTTTTTAACGAATGCTACCGTACATTACGTCCGGGCGGTTTACTCATTTTTGATATTGTAACTCCCTATTTGTGCAAAACAGCGTTCAAAGAATACCAGGAAAGCGCCGTGATCAACGAAAACTTACGCTACGATCGCTTTAGCTTTTTTGATGAAAATGAAAACCTGCAAATCAATCAATTTAAAATATGGGTTAACGGTCAATGTTATTACGAAGAACATCGGCAAAAAATCAGAGAGGTTAAAGAGTGGATTCTGTTAATAAAACAAACAAATTTTAAATTGCTTGAAATTTTTAGTAACTTTAGCATGAAACCAGTAATGGAAACTTCTGACCGGGCTCATTTTGTTTTAAGACGATAG